The Peptacetobacter hiranonis DNA window TGAAGAACAGTTAGTTGGAAAAGCATTAAACGAAGAAGTAGAAGTTAATGTAACATTCCCAGAAGGATACTCAAGAGAAGATTTAGCTTCTAAACCAGCTAAATTCGAAGTTAAAATAAACGCTATAAAAGTTAGAGAAATGCCAGAATTAAATGATGAATTCGCAGCTGATACTACAGAATTCGAAACTTTAGATGAATTAAAAGCTGACATAAGAGCTAACTTAGAAGAACAGGCTAACAACATGGCTGAAAATCAGTTAAGAGAAGAATTAGTTAATAAAATAGCTGATGCAGCAGACTTCATAACTCCAAACGCTATGGTTGAAGATCAGTTAGACAGAATGATGCAGGATCTTAACTACCAGTTAATGAGCCAGGGATTACAGATGGAAATGTTATTAGAAATAACTGGTAAAGACTTAAATGGATTAAAAGAAGAAAGAAGAGAAGATGCTGAAAAATTAGTTAGAGGAACTCTTGTATTAGATGAAATAGCTAAATTAGAAAACATAGAAGCTTCTGAAGAAGACGTTGACGCTGAAATAGCTAAAATGGCTGAAATGTACAAAATGGAAGCAGAAGAAATGAAAAAAGCTTTAAGACCAGAAGATTTAGAAGACATAGCTGGTCAGTTAAAAGTTAGAAAAACAATAGACTTCCTAGTTGAAAATGCTACAATAGCATAGTTTTATAAATAGTCTATAAATATTTGAAAAAA harbors:
- the tig gene encoding trigger factor encodes the protein MKAELLKKEGNVVTLKITVDYDKFNGAVEKAYKKTRGRYSIPGFRKGKAPRKIIEMNYGEGIFYGDAIDALFPEVFVPAVEETGILPIGAPSIDVDEISKENGLVMSVEVEVRPEVKLGDYKGVEVTKDVPEVTDTMITEELDRMVEKNSRLVDVERNVEDGDIVNIDFKGFVDGEEFEGGNAEGYELTIGSHTFIDNFEEQLVGKALNEEVEVNVTFPEGYSREDLASKPAKFEVKINAIKVREMPELNDEFAADTTEFETLDELKADIRANLEEQANNMAENQLREELVNKIADAADFITPNAMVEDQLDRMMQDLNYQLMSQGLQMEMLLEITGKDLNGLKEERREDAEKLVRGTLVLDEIAKLENIEASEEDVDAEIAKMAEMYKMEAEEMKKALRPEDLEDIAGQLKVRKTIDFLVENATIA